A region of Acipenser ruthenus chromosome 51, fAciRut3.2 maternal haplotype, whole genome shotgun sequence DNA encodes the following proteins:
- the LOC131722794 gene encoding zinc finger protein 239-like produces the protein MEPFNVKEESPELESVHIEEECPELESVHIKEELPELDPVHVKEEGHHFKTSSLQGSLSCTECGKSFSRLQNLKLHQRIHTGEKRHVCADCGRSFRQSSHLNMHQRIHTGEKRHVCADCGRSFRQSSHLNMHQRIHTGEKRHVCADCGKSFRQSSHLNMHQRIHTGEKPHVCADCGKSFSLSGNFKMHRRIHTGEKPNVCADCGMSFRRLASLKEHQRIHTRENPYVCCDCGKSFSQLSNLKLHLRIHTGEKPHVCADCGKSFSLSGNLKMHQRTHTGEKPNVCADCGKSFRTLGNLKDHQRIHTGENPQICADWCGMK, from the coding sequence ATGGAGCCTTTCaatgttaaagaggagagtcctgaactagaatcagtccatattgaAGAGGAGTGTCctgaactagaatcagtccatattaaagaggagcttCCTGAACTAGACCCTGTCCATGTAAAAGAGGAGGGTcaccattttaaaacaagcagcttgcagggctctctgtcctgtacagaatgtggaaagagtttcagtcgtttacaaaacctgaaacttcaccagcgaatccacactggagagaaacggcatgtctgtgctgactgtgggaggagtttcagacAGTCAAGCCACTTAAACATgcatcagcgaattcacacaggagagaaacggcatgtctgtgctgactgtgggaggagtttcagacAGTCAAGCCACTTAAACATgcatcagcgaattcacacaggagagaaacggcatgtctgtgctgactgtgggaagagcttcagacaGTCAAGCCACTTAAACATgcatcagcgaattcacacaggagagaaaccgcatgtctgtgctgactgtgggaagagcttcagccTGTCAGGCAATTTTAAAATGCACCggagaattcacactggagagaaaccaaatgtctgtgctgactgtgggatgagtttcagGAGATTAGCATCTCTGAaagaacaccagcgaattcacacaagAGAGAACCCATATGTCTGttgtgactgtgggaagagtttcagccaGTTAAGCAACTTGAAATTGCATttgcgaattcacacaggagagaaaccacatgtctgtgctgactgtggaaagagtttcagccTGTCAGGCAATTTGAAAAtgcaccagcgaactcacactggagagaaaccaaatgtgtgtgctgactgtgggaagagtttcaggacATTAGGAAATCTTAAAGaccaccagcgaatccacactggagaaaaTCCACAAATCTGTGCTGACTGGTGCGGCATGAAATGA